A stretch of Bos taurus isolate L1 Dominette 01449 registration number 42190680 breed Hereford chromosome 5, ARS-UCD2.0, whole genome shotgun sequence DNA encodes these proteins:
- the SMAGP gene encoding small cell adhesion glycoprotein isoform X1 — MTSFPTTPPPAEELMATTILQATEALSPEAEASTALIAVVITVVFLTLLSVVILIFFYLYKNKGSYVTYEPADGEPGAVVLMENDSAKGREKEEYFI, encoded by the exons ATGACTAGCTTTCCAACCACGCCTCCTCCAGCAG AAGAACTGATGGCTACCACAATTCTACAGGCCACTGAGGCCCTGTCTCCGGAAGCTGAAGCCAGCACAGCTCTCATTGCAG TTGTTATCACCGTGGTCTTCCTCACCCTGCTCTCAGTCGTGATTTTGATCTTCTTTTACCTGTACAAGAACAAAGGCAGCTACGTCACCTACGAACCCGCAGATGGCGAGCCTGGCGCCGTTGTCCTGATGGAGAATGACTCAGCCAAgggcagagaaaaggaagaatattTCATCTAA
- the DAZAP2 gene encoding DAZ-associated protein 2 yields MNSKGQYPTQPTYPVQPPGNPVYPQTLHLPQAPPYTDAPPAYSELYRPSFVHPGAATVPTMSAAFPGASLYLPMAQSVAVGPLGSTIPMAYYPVGPIYPPGSTVLVEGGYDAGARFGAGATAGNIPPPPPGCPPNAAQLAVMQGANVLVTQRKGNFFMGGSDGGYTIW; encoded by the exons ATGAACAGCAAAG GTCAATATCCAACGCAGCCAACTTACCCCGTGCAGCCTCCTGGGAACCCTGTGTACCCTCAGACCTTGCATCTTCCTCAGGCTCCACCCTATACTGATGCTCCACCTGCCTACTCAGAG CTCTATCGTCCAAGCTTTGTGCACCCAGGGGCTGCCACCGTCCCCACCATGTCAGCTGCATTTCCTGGCGCCTCACTGTATCTTCCCATGGCCCAGTCTGTGGCTGTTGGACCTTTAGGTTCCACAATCCCCATGGCTTATTATCCAGTTGGTCCCATCTATCCACCTGGTTCAACAGTGCTGGTGGAAGGAGGGTATGATGCAGGGGCCAGATTTGGAGCTGGCGCTACTGCTGGAAACATTCCT CCTCCTCCCCCGGGATGCCCTCccaatgctgctcagctggcagtcatgCAGGGAGCCAATGTCCTCGTAACTCAGCGGAAGGGAAACTTCTTCATGGGTGGTTCAGATGGTGGCTACACCATCTGGTGA
- the DAZAP2 gene encoding DAZ-associated protein 2 isoform X1: MNSKGQYPTQPTYPVQPPGNPVYPQTLHLPQAPPYTDAPPAYSELYRPSFVHPGAATVPTMSAAFPGASLYLPMAQSVAVGPLGSTIPMAYYPVGPIYPPASSPGMPSQCCSAGSHAGSQCPRNSAEGKLLHGWFRWWLHHLVKNQGHLYAGKDITYLQHFSQCNCFSHINLKLQFRHMLLGCLSGAQTFRHFSNLIRNHVMVAVPP, encoded by the exons ATGAACAGCAAAG GTCAATATCCAACGCAGCCAACTTACCCCGTGCAGCCTCCTGGGAACCCTGTGTACCCTCAGACCTTGCATCTTCCTCAGGCTCCACCCTATACTGATGCTCCACCTGCCTACTCAGAG CTCTATCGTCCAAGCTTTGTGCACCCAGGGGCTGCCACCGTCCCCACCATGTCAGCTGCATTTCCTGGCGCCTCACTGTATCTTCCCATGGCCCAGTCTGTGGCTGTTGGACCTTTAGGTTCCACAATCCCCATGGCTTATTATCCAGTTGGTCCCATCTATCCACCTG CCTCCTCCCCCGGGATGCCCTCccaatgctgctcagctggcagtcatgCAGGGAGCCAATGTCCTCGTAACTCAGCGGAAGGGAAACTTCTTCATGGGTGGTTCAGATGGTGGCTACACCATCTGGTGAAGAACCAAGGCCATCTCTATGCCGGGAAAGACATCACATACCTTCAGCACTTCTCACAATGTAACTGCTTTAGTCATATTAACCTGAAGTTGCAGTTTAGACACATGTTGTTGGGGTGTCTTTCTGGTGCCCAAACTTTCAGGCACTTTTCAAACTTAATAAGGAACCATGTAATGGTAGCAGTACCTCCCTAA